CACACAAATGATGTGTGGAGTTGACCCACAGAGatgagaaggaaagggaggaggaggaggaatcacacagggagaaggagtgaCACCGAATACATCAGTGGACACGCAACCTCTTCTCTTGGCAAAACACGTCGAGCTCTGACTacaccgtctctctctcctctccgcttTGTGCAGGATTCctcctttcgttttcttgAAGGGGAGAGCGTAGCACACATTATGCGCATGCCACCATCCCTGTAatggtgttggtgtgtgccACACCTGAGAGAGGCCGAAGCACAGAAGACCTccgtgcaccaccaccacccttcCCAGGTTTGCATCAGAGAGACTGCACTACGCTCACGTCAGCAGGAGGTCCTCAATGCAGACAAGTGCATGAAATCCACCtgctcgtcgccgctgctacataaaacgcacagagagagagagagaggttgaTAGGAGTCACCGTGGTGTAGAGGCAGAGGCTGCCAATTTTCTCTCGCCCTTTTCTTGGTCTGGTTACTCCCCTTTCTACGTCCTCACTTTTGCTGCTGTTTGGAAGAAGAATTCCTCTCAAAAtggcaccacacacacacacagtgagaAAGAGTTACAGCGGCAACACATTCACACGAGAAACAAAAGGGCGCAATGCCTCCCTCTGTCTTAGGAACAACAAGCCGCCATAATACGCTACTCAAATGAAGAGTCCACGCCGCGGCGAGCGCGGGTCAGATGCTTGGCGCAGCATGCTGGCCTTTCGGCAGGATGTCTTTTGCTCAGCCCCGAACAAGATTCACGAGCTGTGACGTGTCGCGGCCCTCACGATCCTTAATGGCTGCCACGATGGCGGACGTGTGCAGGCATCCCATCTCGCAGATGATCATGTCTACGTTCGAGGCAGGTGTCAAGTCGTAAAGGTAGCCAGAGGCACTCGACGAGAACGAGGCCgagacaccgccgccgctgcgtgcgAAGAAGTCGGCACCCCGCGCCGGTGTACCCCAACTTCCAGACACACGTAGCTGAGGAGGAGATAGCGTGGGTGGGGTGAGGTAAACAAGCGggctgtgcgtgcctgtATCGCTGCCGTGCACGTCGGCGGCAGGCCGCATGTCCGCGAGCTTCGTGTTCTGGGCCAAATtgcccacccacacctctgGCACAAATTTGTAACTCTCACTAAAGCATAGCACAGGCTTGCGGAACAGCTTCGCGCAGgccgccaccagcgccatgCCGCAGCGGCCAAACATGTCCCCGttctgcagcacagccgAGGCCCCCATGAATACGCGCGTGCACTTGGGCATCAGTGTGCAGCATGCCGTGATGAGGCCGTATGTAACACCAATGCCAGCGCTCGAGAGCTTCTCGGCCAGCTGCCTGCCCTCAAAGAGCGGCGCCGAGTCGATGACAATGACACGCTTTGGCTTGCGCTGTGGGTCGCGTGAGCGGGATAAGAGAATGTACTCGACCAGACTACTGCGACCAAACACTAAGATAGTGTCGCTGTTCGAGACGTACGGGAGCGAGCGATCCTCCACAATACTCTTGAAAGACATCTTCAGCTCAGCCTCGATGACGTCCAGTATCTTCAGTGTCACTTCACGCGGATCACCGAGGTCCTTAATGAGATCAGCCATATTCGGTTTTGGGTGAATTACCTCATCCCTCAACGCGACGAAGCGGCGCACGAGCACATCCTTCACGTGGCGCATGCTGGCCGAGGCCTCCCGCTTGCGACGCACAAAGTCAA
This portion of the Leishmania panamensis strain MHOM/PA/94/PSC-1 chromosome 27 sequence genome encodes:
- a CDS encoding translation initiation factor eIF2B subunit-like protein, putative (TriTrypDB/GeneDB-style sysID: LpmP.27.1200), which codes for MSSSAEEKEAKKQAELRLAGSDSEDARAAVKAQRELKKKRDALRKVQRKIKAGGSEASTSAATEEAAALVAEIDRLEALSGAPSAPSTVHIASAPLTTTPATAVASPAALVTVAADRGSRVKAKKNGEPAKEITEEERAASAKRLHDLVQRAMDANRLTCLHVPPRDAVVHPRIAELAVLMEQMLLVGGSARALALISAFRELSRATTVLAVPSLNEVDTTAFEKLIQINFDFVRRKREASASMRHVKDVLVRRFVALRDEVIHPKPNMADLIKDLGDPREVTLKILDVIEAELKMSFKSIVEDRSLPYVSNSDTILVFGRSSLVEYILLSRSRDPQRKPKRVIVIDSAPLFEGRQLAEKLSSAGIGVTYGLITACCTLMPKCTRVFMGASAVLQNGDMFGRCGMALVAACAKLFRKPVLCFSESYKFVPEVWVGNLAQNTKLADMRPAADVHGSDTGTHSPLVYLTPPTLSPPQLRVSGSWGTPARGADFFARSGGGVSASFSSSASGYLYDLTPASNVDMIICEMGCLHTSAIVAAIKDREGRDTSQLVNLVRG